The proteins below are encoded in one region of Parvicella tangerina:
- a CDS encoding M48 family metallopeptidase, which translates to MRYLTLFVFTIFCTLTFSQYVNTKSCKPIPEDFILTSIEKTSRNLNILDSTSLSRRSKKEFYLESSFVLSELYSSGLILFNEPISNYINEVSEVLLEGDSSLKEELDFYVIRSTSINAFATNDGNVFVTLGLIAKLNTEGELASVLTHEIIHFKEKHSINSYEFELEEDNEDLYKMEQENLESVLLARSLYSQENELEADRLGLELFLKSNYNPKNVISAFKALETVYIPFKITPISSTNVGLIDPDAILELPARLDTIDQFVPSEIVSKYNSHPHISKRILITGKYLESIKLEGVDFVLPESRFNQVSYMAKLELCDDFLFERKYIEALAVTTELMKFSENDTYLESIRAKAWYGIYETKKGSKKYTNANLSSVPECFAQIIKIVNHNELDTIRNLSIALNSELSNTNDHHRAILNQLEGGTLEAGFNVNSCDSILFIDPFYFRMDLRKKTKIMRYMGSERVRSNYASLIQESCEKLDLNSYALSSTNLSSDQIEDFNSIGNLKRFLINVYENDKTEIDIISNNYNELKELEKRGVRYVGITGGFSLQEKKSGEQWTILAISAIAYPVLPLGLVNFLNPNFHSVNFLIVYDIQTGKKVYEDKHYSQLRDTDATIRSVIFYNLFKMKNGEN; encoded by the coding sequence ATGAGATATTTAACATTATTCGTGTTCACCATTTTCTGTACACTAACTTTCTCGCAGTATGTTAATACGAAGTCTTGTAAGCCAATACCGGAAGATTTTATTTTAACGTCTATTGAAAAGACTTCAAGAAATCTGAACATACTTGATTCTACATCCTTAAGTAGACGATCGAAAAAGGAGTTCTATTTAGAAAGTAGTTTTGTGTTGAGTGAATTATACTCAAGTGGACTTATTTTATTCAATGAACCTATCTCTAATTATATTAATGAAGTTTCCGAAGTATTACTAGAAGGGGATTCTTCATTAAAAGAGGAATTAGATTTCTATGTGATACGATCAACGTCTATCAATGCATTTGCCACCAATGATGGGAATGTATTTGTGACCTTAGGGTTAATTGCCAAACTAAATACGGAGGGAGAGTTAGCTTCCGTTTTAACCCACGAAATTATTCACTTTAAAGAGAAGCATAGTATCAATTCCTATGAATTTGAACTGGAGGAAGACAATGAGGATTTGTACAAAATGGAACAAGAAAACCTTGAGAGTGTTCTGCTAGCAAGAAGTTTGTATTCTCAAGAGAACGAGCTAGAGGCAGATAGACTGGGTTTAGAGTTGTTTCTAAAATCTAACTATAATCCAAAGAATGTTATTTCTGCTTTTAAGGCACTTGAAACTGTTTATATTCCTTTTAAAATTACTCCAATTAGCAGTACGAATGTGGGCTTAATTGATCCGGATGCTATTTTAGAATTGCCAGCAAGGTTGGATACCATAGACCAATTTGTGCCCTCTGAAATAGTGTCTAAATACAATTCTCATCCACATATATCAAAGAGGATTTTAATTACAGGTAAATACTTGGAGAGCATAAAACTAGAAGGAGTAGATTTTGTATTACCAGAAAGTAGATTTAATCAAGTAAGCTATATGGCAAAATTAGAGTTATGTGACGATTTTCTTTTTGAACGTAAGTATATAGAAGCTTTGGCCGTGACAACTGAGTTGATGAAGTTTTCGGAGAATGATACTTATTTAGAGTCAATAAGAGCTAAAGCTTGGTATGGTATTTACGAAACTAAGAAGGGAAGTAAAAAATATACAAATGCAAATCTTTCTTCTGTTCCAGAATGCTTTGCTCAAATAATTAAAATTGTTAACCATAATGAATTGGATACAATTAGGAACTTGTCTATTGCTCTTAATTCAGAACTATCTAACACAAATGATCATCATAGAGCTATATTAAATCAATTAGAAGGAGGCACGCTAGAAGCTGGATTTAACGTCAATAGTTGTGATTCTATACTATTTATTGATCCGTTTTATTTTAGGATGGATTTGAGGAAGAAAACAAAAATCATGAGATATATGGGGTCTGAAAGAGTTCGCAGTAACTATGCAAGCTTAATTCAAGAGTCATGTGAAAAATTAGACTTAAACTCTTACGCCCTATCTTCAACAAATTTAAGTTCTGATCAAATTGAAGATTTTAATTCTATTGGAAATTTGAAACGTTTTTTGATTAACGTGTACGAGAATGATAAAACTGAAATAGATATTATTTCTAATAATTATAATGAACTAAAAGAACTGGAGAAGAGAGGGGTTCGATATGTAGGTATAACGGGGGGATTTTCATTGCAAGAGAAGAAAAGTGGAGAGCAGTGGACAATATTGGCAATAAGTGCAATTGCATACCCCGTTTTGCCACTTGGACTGGTAAATTTTTTAAATCCCAATTTTCATTCTGTTAACTTCCTGATTGTGTATGATATTCAAACTGGTAAAAAGGTATATGAGGACAAACATTACTCCCAGTTACGAGACACTGATGCTACAATCAGGTCAGTGATTTTTTATAACTTATTCAAAATGAAAAACGGTGAAAATTAG
- a CDS encoding electron transfer flavoprotein subunit alpha/FixB family protein, whose translation MSVLVFVETKDGQLSKAAFEAVSYGNKIGDTTVVTFGDADNSVLATLGNYGAKKVLVNRSVEDKNDQQLTRLIVAAANEVGADVVVVAQDQLGKAVAPRVAARLGAGHVSGAIALPDTSNGFVVKTNVYSGKAYANVGVNTAKKVISLIPNAVPAEATGGSAEVADFNADLGAAGIKVKEMKSQGDGVPLPEAELVVSAGRGLKGPENWGMVEDLASTLGAATACSRPVADIGWRPHHEHVGQTGIAIRPNLYIAAGISGAIQHLAGVNNSKTIVVINTDSEAPFFKAADYGVVGDAFEVLPALNEAIKKFKASQN comes from the coding sequence ATGTCAGTATTAGTATTTGTAGAAACAAAAGACGGTCAACTTTCAAAAGCAGCTTTTGAGGCCGTATCGTATGGAAATAAAATTGGAGATACTACTGTAGTAACCTTTGGAGATGCTGACAACTCAGTATTGGCAACTTTAGGTAATTACGGAGCTAAAAAAGTATTAGTTAACCGATCAGTAGAAGATAAAAATGACCAACAATTAACAAGATTGATCGTTGCAGCAGCCAATGAGGTTGGAGCAGATGTAGTTGTTGTTGCACAGGATCAACTTGGAAAAGCAGTTGCTCCGAGAGTAGCAGCAAGACTAGGAGCAGGGCATGTTTCAGGTGCAATAGCTTTACCGGATACGAGCAATGGATTTGTTGTGAAAACGAATGTTTATTCTGGAAAAGCGTATGCCAATGTTGGTGTGAATACCGCTAAAAAAGTGATTTCATTAATTCCTAACGCTGTACCTGCAGAAGCAACAGGCGGATCTGCTGAAGTAGCAGATTTCAATGCTGATCTGGGAGCGGCTGGAATTAAAGTGAAAGAGATGAAATCTCAGGGAGATGGTGTTCCATTACCAGAAGCAGAACTAGTAGTTTCGGCTGGTAGAGGTTTGAAAGGTCCTGAGAACTGGGGAATGGTTGAAGATTTAGCATCTACTTTGGGTGCTGCTACAGCATGTTCAAGACCCGTTGCTGATATTGGTTGGAGACCTCACCATGAACACGTAGGTCAAACTGGTATTGCTATTCGTCCAAACTTGTACATCGCTGCGGGTATTTCTGGAGCAATTCAGCATTTAGCTGGTGTGAACAACAGTAAGACAATTGTTGTGATCAATACTGATTCTGAAGCACCTTTCTTCAAGGCCGCTGACTATGGTGTTGTGGGAGATGCATTTGAAGTATTACCAGCGTTGAATGAAGCGATCAAGAAATTTAAGGCTTCGCAGAACTAA
- a CDS encoding electron transfer flavoprotein subunit beta/FixA family protein: protein MKFLVCISKAPDTTSKIAFTDGNTKFDETGVQYIVNPYDEWYALVRALELAEANGGTVTTITVGTAADDPTIRKALAIGANDAVRIDAEPTDPMFVAKQIAEYAKDKGFDVILSGKETINFNGAQVGAMVAEFLDQPFVSLAESLELAGNVATLGRDVPGGVEVVEVNTPFVLSAAKGMAEQRIPNMRGIMAARTKPLNVVPPVAMDATTSVVSYDLPAPKSDCKYFEPDQMDELVAALHNEAKVI from the coding sequence ATGAAGTTTTTAGTTTGTATTAGTAAAGCTCCTGATACGACTTCAAAAATTGCCTTTACTGATGGCAATACGAAGTTTGACGAGACTGGAGTTCAATACATCGTAAACCCTTACGATGAGTGGTATGCTTTAGTAAGAGCATTAGAGTTGGCTGAAGCTAACGGAGGGACAGTAACCACGATTACTGTGGGTACTGCAGCTGACGACCCAACCATTAGAAAAGCTCTTGCGATCGGTGCAAACGATGCGGTAAGAATTGATGCAGAACCAACAGATCCGATGTTTGTTGCTAAGCAAATCGCTGAGTATGCAAAAGATAAAGGCTTTGATGTTATCTTAAGTGGAAAAGAAACGATCAACTTCAACGGAGCTCAAGTTGGGGCGATGGTGGCTGAGTTTTTAGATCAACCATTTGTATCATTAGCAGAGAGTTTAGAGCTTGCTGGAAATGTAGCGACTTTGGGAAGAGATGTTCCTGGAGGAGTTGAAGTTGTAGAAGTAAATACACCGTTTGTATTGAGTGCTGCTAAAGGAATGGCCGAGCAAAGAATTCCAAACATGAGAGGAATTATGGCGGCAAGAACCAAGCCGTTGAATGTAGTTCCTCCTGTAGCAATGGACGCAACGACTTCTGTGGTTTCTTATGATCTACCTGCACCAAAATCGGACTGCAAGTATTTTGAACCCGATCAGATGGATGAATTAGTCGCAGCATTACATAACGAAGCAAAAGTAATTTAA
- a CDS encoding alpha/beta hydrolase family protein produces MMRSIFSSLIFLVVSQVLGQTKKAIDTDAYYEWKTISGEEISHSGRLVAYKENAYRGNDTLVLLKNGEEIERWGRVNRFFLDPNDRYVVFQQTLDYDSLRQLKIRDVNKKKWPADSLGIKLLELDSTFWLKEVESFATGEEGSLILVSHTDKFKVPTAESKKTKKKKCFLFKRKEPKQIKGDSELEGTVLTIFEATNTTMKQVEHVRNFGVNKMGTHFSYVKNERVDTLVVDQLFVGMFGGEKQVYEVAGEISNPTWSEAGNYLAFNVTVDTSEAKKQQLFVYDYAADSVFRILDTVSDHFKNYQTVSDQPIQFSEDGSKLYFQVGIKPLVEQDDTIPEDEKAKLDIWSWTDGEIQPQQLKTVKKDALGLVDYVYHIKEQQIVSLQDSSSQAMRYYQNRNSNYALLTDQSPYLHEMTWDFWYYDLYRVDVRTGDKKLLKKHVYGWQYSLSPSGKYFTFWDAADSSWHLQDVDSEFEMNLTKSIDDEFYKRDHDVPAQIGAAGSVHWLIDEKGCVIESQNEVWIVPIQGNQYKLTYGKENFESYELLELDEDEFYVDHNKGFYLKSFNHKTKAEGIYHYGKEGLNKMGEWDAKLMTIKLSKNKEHMLLEKMSFTESYNLFLGDAILSDLEQVTNVNPQQENYKWGTVELVHWRDYKGDSVNGLLYKPEDFDPSKKYPMIVYFYELYTDDIHFYYRPKPTASIIYPTEYVSNDYIVFIPDIRYDIGYPAKSAYNAIMSGTDAMLKKYPNIDSTRMGLQGQSWGGYQTAQMVTMTKRYKCAMAGAPVSNMFSAYGGVRWGSGLSRTFQYETGQSRIGATIWERPDLYTENSPLFHLPKVETPLLIMHNDGDGAVPWYQGIELYQGLRRLQKPVWMLNYNDDKHNLMKDANRMDLSIRMRAFFDHYLKNEPAPKWMVEGVPAVNKGQD; encoded by the coding sequence ATGATGAGATCAATATTTTCCTCCTTAATTTTCCTGGTGGTTTCACAGGTGCTTGGGCAAACAAAGAAGGCAATCGACACAGACGCCTATTATGAATGGAAAACCATAAGTGGAGAGGAGATCTCACATTCAGGAAGATTAGTAGCTTACAAAGAGAATGCGTACAGAGGAAATGACACACTGGTGCTGTTGAAAAATGGAGAAGAGATTGAGCGATGGGGACGCGTGAATAGGTTCTTTTTAGATCCAAATGACCGATATGTCGTTTTTCAGCAGACGCTCGATTACGATTCTCTCCGACAACTGAAGATTCGGGATGTGAATAAGAAGAAATGGCCAGCAGACTCTCTGGGGATTAAACTACTGGAATTGGACTCTACTTTTTGGTTAAAAGAGGTTGAGAGTTTTGCTACAGGAGAAGAGGGTAGCCTAATACTGGTAAGTCATACTGATAAGTTCAAAGTGCCTACTGCTGAGTCGAAGAAAACTAAAAAGAAAAAGTGTTTTCTCTTCAAGAGAAAGGAACCGAAACAAATAAAGGGCGATTCGGAGCTGGAAGGTACTGTGTTAACGATATTTGAAGCGACCAATACAACCATGAAGCAGGTTGAGCACGTGCGCAACTTTGGTGTCAATAAAATGGGTACACATTTCAGTTATGTCAAGAACGAAAGAGTAGATACGCTGGTGGTTGATCAACTCTTTGTAGGAATGTTTGGTGGTGAAAAGCAAGTCTATGAGGTTGCGGGTGAGATCAGTAATCCAACCTGGTCGGAAGCTGGAAACTACCTTGCTTTCAATGTTACGGTAGATACTTCTGAAGCAAAGAAACAGCAGCTATTTGTTTATGATTATGCCGCAGATAGCGTCTTCAGAATATTGGATACCGTAAGCGATCATTTTAAGAATTATCAGACGGTTTCAGATCAACCTATACAGTTTTCTGAAGACGGGAGCAAATTATATTTTCAAGTAGGGATCAAGCCCTTGGTAGAACAAGACGACACGATTCCTGAGGATGAAAAAGCTAAGTTGGATATTTGGAGTTGGACAGATGGGGAAATACAACCACAACAGTTGAAGACAGTGAAGAAGGATGCGCTGGGTCTGGTTGATTATGTTTATCACATTAAGGAGCAGCAGATAGTATCGCTACAAGATAGTTCGAGCCAGGCGATGCGCTATTACCAGAATAGAAATAGTAACTATGCCTTACTTACTGATCAATCTCCGTACTTGCATGAAATGACCTGGGATTTTTGGTATTATGATCTTTATCGGGTAGATGTTCGAACAGGAGATAAAAAGTTGCTGAAGAAACATGTCTATGGTTGGCAATATTCACTTTCTCCAAGTGGAAAGTATTTCACTTTTTGGGACGCAGCTGACTCTTCTTGGCACCTACAAGATGTGGATAGTGAATTCGAAATGAACCTAACCAAATCGATTGATGATGAATTTTACAAAAGAGATCACGATGTGCCAGCTCAAATTGGCGCAGCAGGAAGCGTTCATTGGTTAATTGATGAGAAAGGGTGCGTGATAGAAAGCCAAAACGAAGTATGGATAGTTCCAATTCAGGGTAATCAATACAAACTTACTTACGGCAAAGAGAATTTTGAAAGTTACGAGTTGTTAGAGCTTGATGAAGATGAGTTCTATGTTGATCACAATAAGGGCTTTTACCTGAAATCTTTCAATCACAAAACAAAGGCAGAGGGAATCTACCACTATGGAAAAGAAGGACTTAATAAAATGGGGGAATGGGATGCGAAGTTGATGACCATCAAACTATCTAAGAACAAAGAGCACATGCTATTGGAGAAGATGTCGTTTACAGAAAGTTATAACTTGTTTTTAGGAGATGCTATCCTTTCAGATCTTGAACAAGTGACCAACGTGAATCCTCAACAAGAGAATTACAAATGGGGGACGGTTGAGTTAGTCCACTGGAGGGATTACAAGGGTGATAGCGTAAATGGCTTGCTTTATAAGCCTGAGGACTTTGATCCCTCCAAAAAATATCCGATGATCGTTTATTTTTATGAACTCTATACGGATGATATTCATTTCTACTACCGTCCTAAGCCTACTGCTTCGATCATTTATCCAACGGAGTATGTAAGCAATGACTATATCGTATTCATTCCTGATATCCGATATGATATTGGTTACCCGGCCAAGAGTGCTTACAACGCAATTATGAGTGGAACAGATGCCATGTTAAAAAAGTACCCCAATATCGATTCTACCAGAATGGGACTGCAAGGTCAGAGTTGGGGAGGTTATCAAACAGCTCAGATGGTTACGATGACAAAAAGGTATAAGTGTGCAATGGCTGGAGCGCCTGTAAGTAATATGTTTAGTGCTTACGGGGGGGTGCGTTGGGGAAGTGGATTAAGCAGAACTTTCCAATACGAAACTGGTCAGAGTAGAATAGGCGCAACGATTTGGGAGAGACCAGATCTATACACGGAGAACTCGCCATTGTTTCACCTGCCCAAAGTAGAAACGCCATTGTTGATCATGCACAATGACGGAGATGGTGCTGTTCCGTGGTATCAGGGGATAGAGCTATATCAGGGGTTGAGAAGGTTACAAAAACCAGTTTGGATGTTGAATTATAATGACGATAAACACAACTTAATGAAAGATGCGAATAGAATGGATTTAAGCATTCGAATGCGAGCCTTTTTTGATCATTATCTAAAAAATGAACCTGCACCAAAGTGGATGGTAGAAGGTGTCCCAGCAGTGAATAAAGGCCAAGACTGA
- a CDS encoding T9SS type A sorting domain-containing protein produces MKNLFLIFTLLMLLPFSLSAQPPVAQICLVTVDTSLTHNVVVWERADQVSLHPIDSMYIYRRVPGTGDSLIAVVDYDSLSEYHDYDANPNLKPYLYRIAAKDDQGSLGPQSLPHTTMHFVAVENGSGEFWLKWTPYVGRQIDYYQCWDMTTTPQTPDLINATVDDQDTSWQFMSAQPGTYEMKVDVSWIAGCTSTKANHNTTRSNKATGIFTGTGGTATVEEEALQEVYAAPNPTSDVVRVTFSSSTWTPIKIKVMDVNGRIIREYPEMKVMGQYHQDIDLSDLSSGIYNVLLDNGKVKSLRVVKN; encoded by the coding sequence ATGAAAAACCTATTTCTAATTTTCACTCTGCTAATGCTGTTGCCATTTTCGTTAAGTGCACAACCTCCTGTTGCGCAGATTTGTTTGGTCACAGTGGACACCTCTCTAACGCACAATGTAGTCGTTTGGGAAAGAGCAGATCAGGTTTCATTGCATCCAATTGATAGTATGTATATCTATAGAAGAGTGCCAGGAACTGGAGATTCGTTGATTGCTGTTGTTGACTACGATTCGCTCAGTGAGTATCATGATTATGACGCTAACCCTAACTTAAAGCCATATCTCTACAGGATAGCAGCAAAAGATGATCAAGGAAGTCTTGGGCCTCAAAGTTTACCGCATACCACAATGCATTTTGTAGCGGTAGAAAATGGTTCGGGTGAGTTTTGGTTAAAATGGACGCCCTACGTTGGGAGACAAATTGATTACTATCAATGTTGGGATATGACCACCACTCCACAAACGCCTGATTTGATCAATGCTACTGTAGATGATCAGGATACTTCATGGCAATTTATGAGTGCACAACCTGGAACTTATGAGATGAAAGTGGATGTTTCCTGGATTGCTGGATGTACCTCAACAAAAGCAAACCATAATACCACAAGATCTAACAAAGCAACCGGCATATTTACGGGCACAGGAGGAACTGCAACAGTTGAAGAAGAAGCTCTTCAGGAAGTTTATGCTGCTCCAAACCCAACAAGTGATGTGGTTCGAGTTACATTTAGTTCATCAACCTGGACACCAATAAAGATCAAGGTGATGGATGTCAATGGACGAATTATTCGAGAGTATCCAGAAATGAAGGTTATGGGACAGTACCATCAAGATATTGACCTTTCTGACCTTAGCTCAGGTATTTACAACGTTTTACTGGATAATGGTAAAGTGAAGTCTTTGAGAGTTGTCAAAAACTAA
- a CDS encoding SpoIIE family protein phosphatase — protein MRLSLLDMTRVIAFLLVLFLCQTSMMAQRDFSIHGSLKVANYTQKVYKANPQIFSISQSKEGVMFFANQRGVLEYDGETWKTHELPNKAESFNLINSPRFLVVSTSGLGEFVINDVGEFVYESRNEHLPQNKEFYNVLEYKGQFIVSNFDGFYVLNEDFEIINQYINKDGSIGDISAAGDFLYFLGENNDIVRYDGESFEVYLKNPFELDNPVVSVFDFNGEHLLITQNGRIFGQYGESVYEVFSDENLTVKSAVAIDNKFISIGTYVDGVIILNRMFEPVYKVNTAKGLNDGTILSQFVDSENNLWLGTSNGISKVDLMSPVMTYQNLFDEATIEDLAVYDERLFMATGGGAYEFGVDGKISKIKGIVDDCYGLKTIEVGGSKSLFISALLDLYTYDGSEVTSISQGGPYNVIQSPLDSNQLVVLHYDGLQLLEYQNGRYNELKYVQNFSNGEPFNFVISSTGDIWIGTKPNDGVYRVKLEDLLVEKEPEFDRFYKDQGLPEGQTYLFDYEGHIFCATDYGVYKYESGNFQVTTEFGVDFSTTGQGVHRINADPAGNVWMVLFNDDENTYEIGYAAKEEGFKWHSEFFSGYDEYIVHTMYHQNEHVSWLGGPGGLMRFDKRRVTPANASFSTLIRSVSFGGELLFGGNGTQNDVYELPYGSKDKLEFSFAANTFKSEDKTQYSWMMVGFDDDWSDWSSMTKEDYSLLEGTYTFKVRAKNANGEISEEATFSFTILPPWYRTWWAYLLFFVVLVVVIYVLIRLSIHRVKQQNIKLEQIVEQRTEEVVAQKAEAEKQRDIAEHQKHLVEEKNMEILDSISYAKRLQEAILTPVKTIYETFEESFILYLPKDIVAGDFYWTNLAKLNNREERDMIAAADCTGHGVPGAMVSVVCSNALDRSVKEFGLTNPGEVLDKTTDLVIETFEKSEDEVKDGMDISLCSFVKKEDHTALQYAGANNSLWIVSKRKEIVVNGETQLPVLDENGINLFEVRATKQPVGKYMERKPFENNTLKLQKGDTVYMFTDGYADQFGGPKGKKYKYKPFKRFLISVFEKDLQAQMTALNEEFNRWKGEYEQIDDVCVIGVRI, from the coding sequence ATGCGATTATCTTTGTTAGACATGACACGGGTAATCGCATTTTTATTGGTACTTTTTCTTTGCCAAACGTCCATGATGGCTCAGCGTGACTTTTCTATTCATGGATCCCTCAAAGTGGCCAACTACACCCAAAAAGTTTATAAAGCAAACCCTCAAATCTTTTCGATTTCGCAAAGTAAAGAAGGAGTGATGTTTTTTGCTAATCAGCGCGGAGTGTTAGAATATGATGGTGAAACCTGGAAAACACATGAACTTCCGAATAAGGCGGAGAGCTTCAACCTGATCAATTCCCCTCGCTTTTTAGTAGTGAGCACCTCAGGTTTAGGAGAGTTCGTAATTAACGATGTTGGTGAGTTTGTTTATGAAAGTAGAAATGAGCATTTGCCGCAGAACAAGGAGTTTTATAATGTGCTTGAATACAAAGGACAATTCATAGTTTCAAACTTTGATGGCTTTTATGTGTTGAACGAAGATTTTGAAATCATTAATCAATACATTAACAAGGATGGTTCGATTGGGGACATCTCTGCTGCGGGTGATTTCCTATACTTTTTGGGAGAGAATAATGACATTGTTAGATATGATGGGGAGTCGTTTGAAGTCTACTTAAAAAACCCGTTTGAACTGGACAATCCTGTGGTCTCCGTTTTTGATTTCAATGGCGAACATCTTTTAATTACGCAGAACGGAAGGATTTTTGGTCAATATGGAGAATCGGTGTATGAGGTTTTTTCGGATGAAAATTTAACCGTGAAGTCTGCTGTGGCAATTGATAATAAGTTTATTTCTATCGGAACTTATGTGGATGGAGTGATCATTTTAAACAGGATGTTTGAACCGGTTTATAAGGTCAATACAGCAAAAGGACTCAATGATGGAACGATCTTGAGTCAATTTGTTGATTCAGAGAACAACCTTTGGCTGGGAACGTCTAACGGGATATCTAAAGTGGATCTGATGTCTCCAGTTATGACTTACCAGAACTTATTTGACGAGGCTACTATAGAAGATCTAGCTGTATATGATGAGCGTCTCTTCATGGCAACAGGTGGGGGTGCGTATGAATTCGGAGTAGATGGCAAAATATCCAAGATCAAAGGAATTGTGGATGACTGCTATGGACTAAAAACGATAGAGGTAGGAGGAAGCAAAAGTCTTTTTATCTCAGCATTGTTAGATCTTTATACGTATGATGGGTCAGAAGTGACTTCCATTTCACAAGGAGGCCCCTACAATGTTATTCAGTCTCCTCTAGATTCTAATCAACTGGTTGTTTTACATTATGATGGATTACAACTACTTGAATATCAAAATGGAAGATACAATGAATTGAAATATGTTCAGAATTTTAGTAATGGCGAACCGTTTAATTTCGTTATCTCTTCAACCGGAGATATCTGGATCGGAACGAAACCAAATGATGGGGTTTACAGGGTGAAATTAGAGGACCTACTGGTGGAGAAAGAGCCAGAATTCGATCGATTCTACAAAGACCAAGGACTTCCAGAAGGACAGACTTATCTTTTTGACTATGAGGGACATATTTTTTGTGCCACTGACTATGGTGTGTATAAGTACGAGAGCGGTAATTTTCAGGTAACAACTGAATTTGGTGTTGACTTTTCGACTACAGGTCAGGGAGTTCATCGCATCAATGCTGATCCAGCGGGCAATGTTTGGATGGTGTTGTTTAATGATGATGAGAACACCTATGAGATTGGATATGCTGCAAAGGAGGAAGGTTTCAAATGGCATTCAGAGTTTTTTTCAGGCTATGATGAGTATATTGTCCATACCATGTATCACCAAAATGAGCACGTATCTTGGTTGGGTGGTCCAGGTGGGTTAATGAGATTCGATAAGCGAAGAGTGACACCAGCAAATGCTTCATTCAGTACACTGATCAGAAGTGTGAGTTTTGGAGGTGAACTATTGTTTGGGGGAAACGGAACTCAAAACGATGTTTATGAACTGCCCTATGGCTCTAAGGATAAACTAGAATTTAGCTTTGCTGCGAATACGTTTAAGTCAGAGGATAAAACGCAGTATTCATGGATGATGGTAGGCTTTGATGATGACTGGTCTGATTGGTCATCCATGACGAAAGAAGATTACTCCCTTTTAGAAGGAACCTACACGTTTAAAGTTAGAGCTAAGAATGCGAACGGAGAAATATCAGAAGAAGCAACCTTTTCTTTTACCATATTACCGCCATGGTATAGGACTTGGTGGGCCTATCTGTTATTTTTCGTAGTGTTAGTAGTTGTGATTTATGTGTTGATCCGTTTGAGTATTCATCGTGTTAAGCAGCAAAACATTAAACTGGAGCAGATTGTTGAGCAGCGAACGGAGGAGGTTGTAGCCCAAAAAGCTGAAGCTGAAAAGCAGCGAGATATTGCAGAACACCAGAAGCATCTTGTCGAAGAAAAGAATATGGAAATTCTGGACTCCATCAGCTATGCAAAACGATTGCAAGAGGCAATCCTCACACCTGTAAAGACGATCTATGAAACATTTGAAGAGTCCTTCATCTTGTATTTGCCAAAAGATATTGTGGCCGGTGATTTCTATTGGACAAATTTGGCGAAGCTCAATAACAGAGAAGAAAGAGATATGATCGCAGCAGCTGACTGTACAGGGCATGGCGTTCCAGGAGCGATGGTAAGTGTGGTATGTAGTAATGCATTAGACCGAAGTGTAAAGGAGTTTGGACTGACGAACCCAGGAGAAGTTCTTGATAAAACGACTGATTTGGTCATTGAAACTTTCGAGAAGTCCGAAGATGAGGTAAAGGATGGTATGGATATTTCACTATGCTCTTTTGTGAAAAAAGAAGATCATACTGCCTTGCAATATGCGGGTGCCAATAACAGTTTATGGATCGTTTCCAAACGAAAAGAGATTGTCGTCAATGGGGAAACTCAACTTCCAGTTCTAGATGAAAATGGCATAAACCTCTTTGAAGTAAGAGCTACCAAACAACCTGTTGGAAAGTACATGGAGCGTAAACCGTTTGAGAATAATACTTTGAAACTTCAAAAAGGTGATACCGTCTATATGTTTACGGATGGATACGCAGACCAATTTGGAGGCCCAAAAGGGAAGAAATATAAGTACAAACCTTTCAAGCGCTTCTTGATTTCTGTTTTTGAAAAAGACCTACAAGCCCAAATGACTGCTTTGAATGAAGAATTTAATCGTTGGAAGGGGGAGTATGAACAGATTGATGATGTGTGTGTGATTGGGGTGAGAATATAA